The following proteins are encoded in a genomic region of Leishmania mexicana MHOM/GT/2001/U1103 complete genome, chromosome 25:
- a CDS encoding putative helicase-like protein, giving the protein MNLDNYFAKFLQKGSNRSAKGGKLEEATLSAAAGACVPVTLATATSSKQLSKGGGHTPSQGGAQSPGDAAEAQVQPSCGSPNAAADQNYRRQQQFDAGTTEEMTVTASSESTHQRAPSLKRPREAAVTTSSSSAPSQSAMDAPVARRVLTCRAASEDDDELALLLGSQKAKQVREADAMLEDMARAQQAPSPPLSSSPPGHASDGVVGTSSACAVGTLAWQTSSSATRETIARYFQRQLEWELHHSADLFAAFEPFFKDRALDRIAADDALRPVLHAAPLSITSETVGALPGCELRSYQVEGVQFLLSHFHRGMSAILGDDMGLGKTAQVSAFLHTLKQLHNIDGPHLIVAPLSTLTSWTRELARWAPQLRVVKYHGERRTRAAISSGRHNRHAVFVTTPALLHLDKRFFRKRAWVTVVVDEAHVLKAHDTAITSASRKLTACYRVAVTGTPVHNNVQEVWSLMSFLYPWLMAGYDPRARDPVRQAEECAKVLQYIMLRRTKAEMELGIPPRVDEPLTKLVPTDVQLQLLSLLTAHALQESSTGHQLRGHLSHQRAVCNHPLALRLLADKGRAHGSQESIEKRMRAAGVPMDAAHLIDPSAKMRYLDTLLPQLKAQGHRCLIFSNFTTTLDLLEAMCHLRGHSYERLDGSCNRVERELSMLRYNHPASSCFLFLVTTTAGGVGVTLTGADTVILFDAHFNPQLDRQAADRAHRIGQTRTVHVYRLCLQGTIEEHIRDIAARKAYLGDFIVEGGQRHGPRGRGRCANDGADTPCITADDIREMLQRFEEKQHAKQQTDGSSVSSSTLLRLTDGVEGSSSSSGSQAAADAMVKDLLHVVEKGLGGAAATAGIRGGGRGLASPPKQTHSCFCCGGIMHPMEPLLHCMVCPKAYHAACVGERPPRPGEAVKRFWPCPRHECFSCGKQQAADGAIFMCDACPRSFCFDCLDPRYLEMDASGARLLHIRDTYAGMGEEEVEPRRSCYYVTCLWCCGLLSSSSSSSASEDTDDVDSDEDDAGDCDTATAVDSDGLASVDDRGDVSVEDGDN; this is encoded by the coding sequence ATGAACCTTGACAACTACTTTGCCAAGTTCCTGCAGAAGGGCAGCAACCGGAGCGCAAAAGGAGGCAAGCTGGAGGAAGCCAcgctctccgccgccgccggagctTGTGTCCCGGTGACGCtagccaccgccacctcgtcgAAGCAGCTCAGCAAAGGAGGGGGCCACACGCCTTCGCAGGGTGGGGCTCAATCACCCGGGGACGCGGCCGAAGCGCAGGTTCAGCCTTCGTGCGGCTCACCGAACGCAGCCGCCGACCAAAATTACCGGCGTCAGCAACAGTTCGACGCTGGCACAACGGAGGAGATGACCGTCACCGCATCGTCGGAGAGCACACACCAGCGTGCGCCGTCGTTGAAGAGGCCTCGCGAAGCAGCAGTGACGACATCGTCCTCTTCCGCTCCGTCTCAGTCTGCGATGGACGCGCCGGTGGCAAGGCGGGTCCTCAcatgccgcgccgcctcggaggacgacgatgaaCTCGCGCTACTGCTGGGCTCGCAGAAGGCAAAGCAGGTGCGCGAGGCGGACGCCATGCTAGAGGACATGGCTCGTGCGCAGCAggccccttcgccgccgttgtcgtcgtcgccacctGGGCATGcgagcgacggcgtcgtgggCACCTCcagtgcgtgcgcggtgggcaCCCTCGCCTGGCAgacgtcgtcctcggcgacGCGAGAGACCATCGCACGTTACTTCCAACGCCAGCTGGAGTGGGAgctgcaccacagcgccGACCTTTTTGCCGCCTTCGAACCCTTCTTCAAGGACCGCGCACTGGACCGCATCGCCGCGGAcgatgcgctgcggccggtgctgcacgccgcgccgctgtccATTACGAGCGAGACAGTGGGGGCCCTGCCGGGGTGCGAGCTGCGCTCCTACCAGGTGGAGGGCGTGCAGTTCCTTCTGAGTCACTTCCATCGCGGCATGTCAGCCATCCTCGGTGATGACATGGGCCTCGGCAAGACTGCGCAGGTCTCCGCCTTCCTACACACCctgaagcagctgcacaaCATCGACGGCCCACACCTCATCGTTGCCCCTCTTTCCACACTGACGAGCTGGACGCGTGAGCTAGCGCGGtgggcgccgcagctgcgggtgGTGAAGTACCACGGTGAGCGCCGTACACGCGCCGCCATCAGCTCCGGCCGCCACAACCGCCACGCCGTGTTCGTGACGACCCCGGCGCTGCTCCATCTCGATAAGCGCTTCTTCCGTAAGCGCGCGTGGGTGACGGTCgtggtggacgaggcgcatGTGCTGAAGGCGCACGACACCGCTATCACGTCCGCGTCACGGAAACTCACGGCGTGCTACcgggtggcggtgacgggcACGCCAGTGCACAACAACGTGCAGGAAGTGTGGAGTCTGATGAGCTTTCTCTACCCCTGGCTCATGGCCGGCTACGacccacgcgcgcgcgatccggtgcggcaggcggaggagtgTGCCAAGGTGCTGCAGTACAtcatgctgcgccgcaccaaGGCAGAGATGGAGCTCGGCATCCCGCCACGCGTGGATGAGCCGCTGACGAAGCTGGTGCCGACCGACgtacagctgcagctgctctcctTGCTGACGGCACACGCTCTGCAGGAAAGTAGCACTGGCCATCAGCTGCGTGGACACCTCAGCCACCAGAGGGCCGTCTGCAACCACCCACTGGCGCTGCGTCTGCTGGCGGACAAGGGGCGCGCGCACGGGTCACAGGAGTCCATCGAGAAGCGCATGCGAGCTGCCGGAGTGCCCATGGACGCGGCGCACCTCATCGACCCCAGTGCCAAGATGCGCTACCTcgacacgctgctgccgcagctgaaGGCACAAGGACACCGCTGCCTGATCTTCTCGAACTTCACAACAACACTGGATCTACTCGAGGCCATGTGTCATCTGCGCGGCCACAGCTACGAGCGGCTGGACGGCAGCTGCAACCGAGTCGAGCGGGAGCTGTCGATGCTGCGCTACAACCACCCGGCCTCCTCGTGCTTTCTCTTTCtggtcaccaccaccgccggcggcgtcggcgtcacCCTCACCGGCGCCGACACGGTGATTCTCTTCGACGCACACTTCAACCCGCAGCTTGATCGGCAGGCAGCGGACCGGGCGCACCGCATCGGCCAAACACGTACCGTGCACGTATACCGCCTGTGCTTGCAGGGCACCATCGAGGAGCATATCCGCGACATTGCAGCCCGCAAGGCGTACCTCGGTGACTTCATCGTTGAAGGAGGCCAGCGTCACGGCCCGCGTGGGCGCGGTCGCTGTGCCAACGACGGCGCCGATACCCCGTGCATCACCGCGGACGATATTCGCGAAATGCTTCAGCGGTTCGAAGAAAAGCAACACGCGAAACAGCAGACCGACGGATCCTCTGTTTCTTCATCGACTTTACTGCGCCTCACCGACGGGgtggagggcagcagcagcagtagcggcagccaagcggcggcggacgcgaTGGTGAAGGACCTCCTACATGTGGTGGAAAAAGGGctgggaggcgctgcggctacCGCAGGAAtccgcggcggtggtcgtGGACTGGCCTCGCCGCCCAAGCAGACGCAcagctgcttctgctgcggtggcatCATGCATCCAatggagccgctgctgcactgcatGGTGTGCCCCAAGGCTTACCACGCCGCCTGTGTTGGCGAGCGGCCGCCGAGGCCaggggaggcggtgaagcgcTTCTGGCCGTGCCCGCGGCATGAATGCTTTTCGTGTGGCaagcagcaggcggccgATGGCGCCATCTTCATGTGCGACGCGTGCCCTCGCTCCTTCTGCTTCGACTGCCTCGACCCGCGTTACCTGGAGATGGACGCGTCCGGGGCCCGACTGCTGCACATCCGCGACACCTACGCCGGaatgggagaggaggaggtggagccgAGGCGGTCGTGCTACTATGTGACGTGTCTGTGGTGCTGCGgactgctctcctcctcgtcatcgagCTCTGCTTCGGAAGACACGGACGACGTGGATAGTGATGAGGACGACGCTGGGGACTGCgacacggcgacggcggtggacaGCGACGGCCTCGCAAGTGTTGATGACCGCGGCGATGTGAGCGTCGAGGACGGCGACAACTGA